The Chloroflexota bacterium genomic sequence TAACCGGTATCGTCTGGTTCGCGCTGAAGACCGTCGCGTTCATTGCGATGTTCCTGCTGCTGCGGGCCGCCCTGCCCCGGCTGCGCTACGACCAGCTCATGAGCTTCTGCTGGAAGTTCCTCATGCCCATCGGAATCATCAACGTGCTTCTGGCCGCCGGCCTGCGCATGGCATGGAGTTGAGAACGCGATGCCGCTAGGTTCAGGAATTCTCAAAGGCTTCGCCACCGTCTTCAAGGTGGGCGCGCGCAAGCCGGCCACGATCATGTACCCCGAGAACGTGCGCGACATCGCCTATCGCTTCCGGGGTCAGGTCGGCATGCGCCGCGACGAGGTCACGAACGGCCTCACGTGCGTGGGCTGCGGACTCTGCGAGACGGCATGCCCGAACGACGTAATTCGTGTCGACACGAGCGAGGGGGAAGACGGCACCCGCGTGGTGGACCGCTATCTCTTCGACGTGGGTCGCTGCGTCTTCTGCTACTTCTGCATCGAGGCCTGCCCGGTCGACGCGCTCCAGCGAACCCACGACTTTCACCTGGTCACCGAGGATCGCCGCGGTCTGTTGATCGACGGCTTCAAGATGATTGAAATCTACGAGCACGATCTGGAAAACCGGTCGCTCGAAGACCAAAACATCGGTCCGGGAACACGTCCCCGGCTGTGGTTCGGCGATGACTGACAACCTCGCCGAAGTCATCGCCTTTTGGTATCTCGCCTTCATGGCCGTCACGGGCGGCGTGGGGGTGCTGGCGCTTCGCAACCCCGTGCACTCGGCCCTGTCGCTGGTCTACGTGATTTTCCACGTAGCCGGGCTGTTCGTGATCCTGGGCGCCGGATTCCTGGCCGTGGTCCAGATCATCGTCTACGCCGGCGCCATCGTGGTGCTGTTTCTCTTCACGCTGATGATGCTGGATATGCGCGGAATCGCGCACGAGCGGTTCGTCCACCGTCAGCTGTGGCTGGCGCTGCCGTTGGCCGTGCTGCTCGCGATTGAGGCCGTGTTCGTCGGCGTGGGCACGCCCGAGGTCCGCGAGGCGTTTCTGGGGGCATTTCCGCCGCAGACGATCTCGGACCTCGGCGGCAGCACCCAGGCCATCGCCGCGGTCCTGTTTAGCGAGTACCTGCTGCCGTTCGAGGTAGCCAGCGTCCTGCTGCTCGTCGCGGCCATCGGCGCGATCATCCTGGCGCGGCGCTTCGATCGCGAGCTCGAAGCCATGCCGGACGCAGCCGAGGCTGGCGAGTCGGGCGAGGCTGCCTCCTGATGGATCTCAACGCTTACCTGGTCGTCGGCGGCCTGCTCTTCTCGCTCGGAGTGCTGGGCACGCTGCTGCGCCGCAACATCATTGTGATGCTCATTTCGATCGAGCTGATGCTCAACGGCGCCAACCTCACGCTGGCGGCCTTCTCGACCTTCCTCGAGGACATGGCCGGCAACGTGATGGTCATCTTCTCGCTCACCGTCGCGGCGGCCGAGGTCGCCGTCGGTCTGGCGATCCTGGTCGCCCTGAGCCGCGTATTCCCCGTGGTCAACATCGACCAGTTGGACGATCTGCGCGGATGACCCCGCACCTCGCGCAGCAAGGCGGCGGCCGTGTTTGAGGTCGTCTGGCTGATCCCGTTCGCGCCGCTGTTGGGGTTCGTCGTCAACGGCGTCGCCGGGCGGCGCATCCCGCGCGCGACCGGCTGGATTTCCACCGGCGCCATCCTTGGCTCATTTGTGCTCACCGTCGCGCTGTGGATCGGCGGCATCACGGCGGACCAACCTGGCTGGACCTTCTATCCATGGGTCGATTCGGGCACGTTCGCCGTCAACATCGGCTTCCTGCTCGACCCGCTCGCCATCGTCATGCTGCTGGTGGTCACGGGCGTCAGCGCACTGGTGGCGCTCTACTCCGTGGGCTACATGGACCACGACGCGGCGAAGTCCCGGTTCCACACCTGGATTCCGCTCTTCGTGTTCAGCATGGTCATGCTGGTCATGTCGGACAACCTGCTCCAGCTCTTCATCTTCTGGGAAATGGTGGGGCTGTGCTCGTACCTCCTAATCGGCTACTGGCACGACCGACACAGCGCCAACATCGCCGCCACCAAGGCCTTCCTCGTCAATCGCATCGGAGACTTTGGGTTCATCATCGGCATCGTCCTGGCGTTCTTCCACTTCGACACGCTCCGTTATCGCGAGATCTTCGAGGTCATTGGCGACAAAGACCCGGCCATGACCACGGCCATCGCCTTCCTGCTGTTCGTCGGGGCCATGGGCAAGTCCGCCCAGTTCCCGCTCCACGTGTGGCTGCCGGACGCTATGGAAGGCCCTACACCCGTCAGCGCGCTGATCCACGCCGCCACGATGGTCACGGCGGGGGTCTACATCGTGGCGCGGATGAATCCGCTCTACACGGTTTCGCCCGAGGCCCTGATCTTCGTCGCCGCCATCGGGACGGTCACCGCTTTCGTCGCCGCGACCATCGCCCTGGTCCAAACCGACATCAAACGCGTGCTGGCGTATTCAACCGTGAGCCAGCTGGGGCTGATGTTCGTGGCCCTTGGGGCCGGTGCGTATTCCATTGCCATCTTCCACCTGGCGACGCACGCGTTTTTCAAGGCGCTGCTGTTCCTTGGGTCCGGCAGCGTCATCCACGCCCTCAACGACGAGCAGGACATGCGCCAGATGGGCGGGTTGTGGCGCAAGATGCCGCTCACCTACGGCACCTTCCTGCTCGGCGGCCTGGCCCTTGCCGCCGTGTTTCCGCTCGCCGGCTTCTGGAGCAAGGACGAGATCCTGGCCAGCGCGTTTCTGAAGGCCACCGCACCCGCGGGCGCGTCGCTTGCCGCCGACCACGGCGCGGGCATTTTCTGGCTCTTTTTCATCGTCGGCCTGGTGGTGTCGCTCATGACGGCGTTCTACACGCTGCGAATGATCCTGATGACGTTCCACGGCAAGCCGCGGAACCAGGAGCTCCACGACCACGCCCATGAATCGCCCTGGGTGATGACCCTGCCGCTCGGCATCCTGGCGATCGGCGCGGTCGTCGCGGGCGCAGCCCTCGGGATTCCGCCCGAGCACGGCTTTCTCCACGAGTATCTCTACAAGACGGCCGGCATCATCCACTTCGAGGGCGCCGGCGATCCGCCCACGGTGGCGCTCGCCGTCATCTCGACGGTGGTGGCGCTTGCCGGCGTGGCCATCGCCTACCTCGCCTACCGGCGGGGCGTTCCGATCCCGGACGCCGCGCGCCGTCTGGCTCCGGGCGCCGAGAAGCTTTTCCAGCGCAAGTGGTACATGGACCATCTCGGCGACGGCCTGATGGTGATGTTGACTCGCGCCATCGCCGTCGTGTCGTGGGGCTTTGACGCCGGCGTCATCGACGGCCTGGTGAACGCGTCAGGCACAGTCACGCGCCGCCTGAGCGGCGAAGTGCAGCGCTTGCAGACCGGCCAGGCGCAGAACTATGCCCTGCTCATGGTTGTGGGCATCGTGCTGGTTATCGGCGGGCTCATGATCTTCGGGGGGAACGCCTCATGAGCGGCGAAGCCGCACTCAATCTCCCGCTGCTGTCGCTGCTGCTGTGGCTGCCGCTGATCATCGGCATCCCCATGGTGCTGCTCGCGCGCACGCGTGACCTACAGGCGCTGTCGGCCTTCGGCGCCACGCTGGCTCAGCTGATCCTCGCGATCATCATCGTCATCACCTTCAACACCGAGTTCGATCCCGAGCTGGCCTATCAGCACGGCGAGTTCGCCGAGTGGATCCCGGCTCTCGGCATCAACTACAAGCTGGGGGTCGATGGCATCTCGATCCTGATGGTGCTGCTGACGGGCATCCTCGGTCCGGTCGTCGCGGCCACTTCGTGGCTGACGATCAAGACCCGAGCGCGCGAGTTTTTCCTGAATCTGCTGCTGCTGCAGACCGGAATGATGGGCGTGTTCGTCACGCTCGACTTCATCCTGTTCTACGTGTTCTGGGAAATGATGCTGATCCCGATGTACCTGATGATCGGCATCTGGGGCGGCGAGCGCCGCATCTACGCGACGATCAAGTTCTTCCTCTACACCTTCGCCGGCAGCGTGCTGATGCTGGTCGCGATTCTGGCGCTGCGCTTCAACACCGGCACCTTTGACATCGAGGCCATCCCGGCGCACATGCAGGACGCCGCGATCGGACTGCAACGGTGGGTGTTCGTGGCGTTCCTGCTCGCCTTCGCGATCAAGGTCCCCATGTTCCCCTTCCACACGTGGCTGCCCGACGCCCACGTGGAGGCCCCAACGGGCGGCAGCGTGCTGCTGGCGGGCGTGCTGCTAAAGATGGGCGCCTACGGTTTCCTGCGCTTCATGCTGCCGATGACGCCCGACGCCGTGGCCGACCTGCGCGGGCTGCTCATCGTGCTCTCGATCGTTGCCATCATCTACGGTGCCCTCGTCGCCATGGTCCAACCCGATCTCAAGAAGCTCATCGCCTATTCGAGCGTGAGCCATATGGGCTTTGTGACCCTGGGCATCTTCAGCGGCTCGCAGACCGGCATCGACGGCGCCATCATCCTGATGATGAGCCACGGGCTCGTCACCGGCGCGCTGTTTCTCGCCGTCGGCGTGGTCTATGACCGCGCCCACACCCGCCAGATTGCGGAGCTTGGCGGACTGGTGACGCGGATGCCGGCCTATGCCGTCGCGCTTGGATTCTTCACGCTGGCTTCGCTCGGGCTGCCGATGCTGAGCAGCTTCGTCGGCGAATTCCTCGTCCTGGTCGGGGCGTTCGACTACGGCATCGGCGCCGGCGTCACGGCCGCGATCGGCGTGGTGCTCGCGGCGGCCTACATGCTCTGGATGTACCAGCGCGTGGTGCTGGGCCGCCTGCGGAACGACGCGCTCAGCACGATCAGTGACATGAACCGCGTGGAGGCGGCGGCATTCGCCGCGCTGGCCGTGCTGGTGCTGTGGATCGGCATCTATCCGGCGACATTCATTGACATGATTACCGGCGCGACGGCCGGGTTGGTGAGCTAGCGCCATGGGCGAAGTCAACGCTGCCGACCTGACCTGGATTCTGCCGGAGATCATCGTGGCGGGCAGCGCCATGTTGCTGTTGCTGTGGACGGCGATCCTGCGCAACGACGACCGCTGGTGGTCGGTCAGCATCGCCTTGGGCGCCAACGCCATGGCGGGCATCGTGATGGCGTTGCGGCAGCCGATCGACGGCGGCGCGCTCGAAATCTTCAGCGGTCAGTTGGTCATCGACAGCTTCTCAACCTTCTTCCGCGCCCTGTTCCTGGTCGTCGGATCGCTTGCCGTCCTGACCGTCGCCCAACGCTTCGAGCGCGTACCGTTCACCGAGACGGCGGCCACCTTGCAGTTTTCGCTCAGCGGCATGCTGCTCATGGCCGGCGCCGTCGACTGGGTGACGGCGTTCATCGCCCTGGAGTTGATGGCGGTGCCGGTGTACGTGCTCACGGCCATGACGCGGTTCCGGCGAGACTCGGTCGAAGCGGCGATGAAATACCTCGTACTCGGCGCGTTTGCGACCGCGGTGCTGGTCTACGGCATCGCCTGGACCTACGGCCTCACGGGCACGACCTACTTTCCGGAGCTTGCCGAACGCATCATGACCGTCGGCGCTAGCCCGTGGATGCTGTTTGCCATCGGCCTCATCCTCGTCGGCTTTGGGTTCAAAGTCGCCGCGGTCCCATTCCACGCGTGGACGCCCGACGCCTACCAGGGCGCGCCCACGCCGCTGGCCGCATTTATCTCCGTAGGTCCGAAGGTCGCCGCCGTGGCGCTGCTTGCGCGCGTCGTCGGGCTCGGATTCGGATTCCAGGGCGCCGACACGGGCGCCGATCCAGCGGTTGTGCTCAACGTCGCTCTGGCCATCGCCATCATCGCCACCGCGACGATGATCGTCGGCAACCTCGTGGCCATCTCGCAGTCCAACATCAAGCGCATGCTCGGATATTCGAGCATTGCGCACACCGGCTACATGCTGGTCGGACTCGCGGCGGTCACGCGGGTCGAGACCGACACCGGATTCGCGTCATTCGACTTCGTGGGCCTGCCGTCGGTGCTGTTCTACGGCTTCGTCTACGCCTTCATGAACTTCGGCGCGTTCGCCGTTGCGCACGTCGTCGAGTATCAGACCGGAAGCAACGAGATCTCCGCATTCCGGGGCCTGATGCAGCGGTCCCCGGTGCCTGCGGCGGCCATGGCGGTGTTCATGCTTGGATTGACGGGCATCCCGCCGCTGACCGGCTTTTTCGGCAAGCTCTATATCCTTCAGGCCGCGGTTGAGTCGGACTTGGGCTGGCTCGCCATCGTGTTGGTCGTGACGTCGGTCGTTTCGGCGTTCTACTACCTGCGCGTGATCGTGCAGATGTTCATGAGCGATCCCGACGCCGAGGCAGCGTCGGACGGCGAGCCCTCAGCTGAAGTGGCCGACCTGCACACCGCCGTCATCACAGCCACCGCAGGCGCGACGTTGGCGCTTGGCATCGTCGGCGGCGGCATCCTGGCCTGGGCCCAGTCGTCCGTCGCGACGGGCCTCTTCTAGACCGCTACGGCCTCAGTCGGCCATCAGGTCGACGCACGCGGCGTCCACCCGGTCCAGCGTGTCGTCGATGACCGTTGCGTCGTGCGCGGTGCCGAAGCCGTGGTGGCCAACCACCACCTCGTAGACGTGGAAATAGACGCCGCGCGCGTAGCAGGCCCGCGCGAATTGCTTCAGGGTGTCGGAGTCGTGGCCGGCGATGTCCTGATAGGCGCGCGGCTCCACGTCCGGGTCGAGGCCGAAGTAGAGCGCGAATCGCGGGCCGACGCCCTGCACGCGGCAGCGAATGTCCCGGTGCTCGAAGATGTCCCGCAAACCGCTGTACAACCGCTCCGACATCGCCAGCAGGCCCGTTTCACCGTCGAAGACGCCGGGAGCCTCCAGCGCATCGAGCGTGGCCAACGCCGCCTTGACGCCGAAGATGTGGCCGGAATACGTCCCGCTGTGGGCCGACTCGCCCAGCGGCGCCAACTCCGACATCACCTCACGCCGACCCGCGATGACCGCGAGCGGCACGCCGTTCGCCACCGCCTTGCCCAGCAGCGTCACGTCGGGCGTGACGCCGTAGAAGCCCTGCGCGCAGTCGGCGCCGGTGCGGAATCCCGACAAGACCTCGTCGAAGATCAGCACGCTGCCGTGATCGCGCGTGATCTCGCGCACGGCCCGCAGGTAGTCGATGTCCGCCAGCAGGGCGCCGGCGTTGTAGTTGATCGGCTCCATGATGACGGCGGCAATGTCCGTCCCATGACGCTCGAAGGCATGGTTCACGGCCGACAGGTCATTCCAGGGCACGACGATCACGGCGTCGGCAAACGCGGAAGGGATGCCCGCTGAATCCGCGGAGGTCTCCACGATCTCGCCGGGCGTGACCGTGCGAGGCTCCGGATGCGTGTTGTAGAGCACGTGCTCGTGGATGCCGTGGAAATGGCCCTCGAACTTGAGAATCTTCGTCCGTTGGGTATGGGCTCGCGCCAATCGGATCGCCGCCATCGTGGCTTCCGAGCCCGAGTTCGCGAAGCGCACCATCTCGGCCGAGGGCACCAGGTTCACGATGCGCCGCGCGAGCTGCTCCTGGTAGACCGTCTCGGGTCCGTGGATGATTCCCATGTCGAGCGCCTGCTCGATCGCCCCGCGTACGCCGGCGTGGTCATACCCGAGGATGACGGAGCCGAATCCGGAGAAATAGTCTAGATACCGGCGGCCGTCCGGCGCGATGATGTAGGGGCCTTCCCCACGGGCTGCGAGCATCGCCTGCCCCAGCGCCGCGTTTTCACGCGCCGTCCCCGAGATGCCGGCAACCAGGACCTCGCGCGCCGACTCGAAGTGGACGGCGGCTGAATCGGCCCGGGGCGGCCGCTCCACGTTCATTGGCGTGCTTTCAGGGTCACAACGCGTCGTCGCCGCTGCCGATAGTACCCGCGCGCCACGGGCTCATCCGCAGCCAAGGCATCAGTCGAAGGTACCCGGCGCGAACGGCCGACCGAAGCCCTACGACTATGGCCGCTCCGCAGTCGCCCTAACCCGACTCGACGTTCGTGTCGATGTAGTCCAGCGCGTCCTTGACGGAGACGATCTTCTGGGCGTCTTCGTCAGGAATCGTGATGTCGTATTCGTCCTCGAGCGCCATGATCAACTCAACCTGGTCCAGCGAGTCGGCGTTGAGGTCCTCGACAAACTTCGACTCCTCCCCGATGTCCTCGGCGGGGATATCAAGCTTGTCGGCGATTACGGCCACTACCCGTTCAAACGTTGCCACGCATTACCTCTCTCTGTGTAGCCCGGCACTGCTCGCAATGGTCGCCGCGATGGCGGCCTTGATGGCGTCGTACCAGATGAAAATCCCGGCGCCATTGAGCCAGGCCAGCCCCCACGGATTGGACTTGTCAGTGGCGAGCAGATAGTACAGGGCGAGGTGGTTGACGCCAAAGATGTAGATGATCGGAATGCCCGCCAGCGCGGCCGGCAACTCGACCTTGGCGAATCGCTCGATCACTCCCTGGCTGCCGTCCGATCGGGCCTCGTAGCGCCGGCGCAGAAACTGCGCAGTCAGACCCACCACCACCGCCGCGATGACAAATCCGTAGATGTACCCGGCCGACGGCGAGAAGAAGTAGGCCGGTCCGCCGCCGCGAGCGAAAATGGGCGCTCCGGCGAATCCGATGATTGCGTAGAGGCCCATGGAGGCGCCGGCGCGCCAGGGACCGAGCAGCAGGCCGGCCAGCAGCACCATCAACACCTGCAAGGTGTAGGGGACGGGTTCGGCCTCGACTTTGGCGTGCGCCGCCGGCCACATCATCACCGTGAATGCGCCAATGAGCAGGGCGTCGGACACCACAATGGACGGGCGGCGACGTACGGCTGTGATCACGGTCGACATGGGTTAAGGATACCCACCCTGGGCTGTAGCTTCCGCGTCCACGCGCAGCAGCGGCTGGCCCGCGGCCACGCCGTCACCGCTGCGCACCAGAACGCGCGCCACCCGCCCATCAACGTCGGACAGCACTTCGTTGAACACCTTCATGGCCTCGACGAGACCGACCAGGTCACCCTCGCGAATCTGCTGACCCACCTGCACAAACGCGGGATCGCCGGGCTTGGGCGTGGCGAAGAATGTGCCGGCAAGCGGCGCCCGCACCAGGTGGCCGGCCGGCTCCGCCGGCGCGACGGCAGCCGGAGCGCCCGCCGGTTCACGCACGGCCGAGAACCCGGCCCGGCGCAAGCTCACCCGCTCCGAGCCGATGCGGATCTCGAGCTCGGCGAGGTTGAAGTCGCGCATCGCGTTGAGCACGGCGGTCACGCGCTGCCGAACGTTGACGTTCACTCCGCAGCGGCCACCCCTAGCCGGCGTCAGACCCGACGATCAGCGCGGCGTTCTGTCCTCCGAAACCGAAGCTGTTCGACATCACCCGGCGGAGTGGCAACTCGCGAGCCTGGTTGGGCACGTAGTCCAAGTCGCAGGCCGGATCCGGCACCTCGTAGTTGATCGTCGGCGGCGCCACGTTATCCCGCAAGGCTTGCAGACAGAGAATGAGTTCCACGGCCCCCGCGGCGCCGATGAGGTGGCCCATCATCGACTTCGTGGAGCTGACCGGAACATCCGCCGCCCCGTTGTTGAAAATGGCCTTGAGGGCTTGGGTCTCGGCGGCGTCACCCTGTTCGGTGGCGGTGCCATGGGCGTTGACGTAGTCAATGTCGGAGCTGTCGAGCCGGGCGTTCCGCAGGGCGTTCTCCATGGCGAGACGTGCGCCGCGGCCGTCGGCCGGGGGCTGGGTCATGTGGAAGGCGTCGGCGGATGCGCCGTATCCCAGGAGCTCG encodes the following:
- a CDS encoding NADH-quinone oxidoreductase subunit M, producing MSGEAALNLPLLSLLLWLPLIIGIPMVLLARTRDLQALSAFGATLAQLILAIIIVITFNTEFDPELAYQHGEFAEWIPALGINYKLGVDGISILMVLLTGILGPVVAATSWLTIKTRAREFFLNLLLLQTGMMGVFVTLDFILFYVFWEMMLIPMYLMIGIWGGERRIYATIKFFLYTFAGSVLMLVAILALRFNTGTFDIEAIPAHMQDAAIGLQRWVFVAFLLAFAIKVPMFPFHTWLPDAHVEAPTGGSVLLAGVLLKMGAYGFLRFMLPMTPDAVADLRGLLIVLSIVAIIYGALVAMVQPDLKKLIAYSSVSHMGFVTLGIFSGSQTGIDGAIILMMSHGLVTGALFLAVGVVYDRAHTRQIAELGGLVTRMPAYAVALGFFTLASLGLPMLSSFVGEFLVLVGAFDYGIGAGVTAAIGVVLAAAYMLWMYQRVVLGRLRNDALSTISDMNRVEAAAFAALAVLVLWIGIYPATFIDMITGATAGLVS
- the acpP gene encoding acyl carrier protein; this encodes MATFERVVAVIADKLDIPAEDIGEESKFVEDLNADSLDQVELIMALEDEYDITIPDEDAQKIVSVKDALDYIDTNVESG
- a CDS encoding biotin transporter BioY, with translation MSTVITAVRRRPSIVVSDALLIGAFTVMMWPAAHAKVEAEPVPYTLQVLMVLLAGLLLGPWRAGASMGLYAIIGFAGAPIFARGGGPAYFFSPSAGYIYGFVIAAVVVGLTAQFLRRRYEARSDGSQGVIERFAKVELPAALAGIPIIYIFGVNHLALYYLLATDKSNPWGLAWLNGAGIFIWYDAIKAAIAATIASSAGLHRER
- the nuoK gene encoding NADH-quinone oxidoreductase subunit NuoK, which gives rise to MMDLNAYLVVGGLLFSLGVLGTLLRRNIIVMLISIELMLNGANLTLAAFSTFLEDMAGNVMVIFSLTVAAAEVAVGLAILVALSRVFPVVNIDQLDDLRG
- the nuoL gene encoding NADH-quinone oxidoreductase subunit L, coding for MFEVVWLIPFAPLLGFVVNGVAGRRIPRATGWISTGAILGSFVLTVALWIGGITADQPGWTFYPWVDSGTFAVNIGFLLDPLAIVMLLVVTGVSALVALYSVGYMDHDAAKSRFHTWIPLFVFSMVMLVMSDNLLQLFIFWEMVGLCSYLLIGYWHDRHSANIAATKAFLVNRIGDFGFIIGIVLAFFHFDTLRYREIFEVIGDKDPAMTTAIAFLLFVGAMGKSAQFPLHVWLPDAMEGPTPVSALIHAATMVTAGVYIVARMNPLYTVSPEALIFVAAIGTVTAFVAATIALVQTDIKRVLAYSTVSQLGLMFVALGAGAYSIAIFHLATHAFFKALLFLGSGSVIHALNDEQDMRQMGGLWRKMPLTYGTFLLGGLALAAVFPLAGFWSKDEILASAFLKATAPAGASLAADHGAGIFWLFFIVGLVVSLMTAFYTLRMILMTFHGKPRNQELHDHAHESPWVMTLPLGILAIGAVVAGAALGIPPEHGFLHEYLYKTAGIIHFEGAGDPPTVALAVISTVVALAGVAIAYLAYRRGVPIPDAARRLAPGAEKLFQRKWYMDHLGDGLMVMLTRAIAVVSWGFDAGVIDGLVNASGTVTRRLSGEVQRLQTGQAQNYALLMVVGIVLVIGGLMIFGGNAS
- a CDS encoding aminotransferase class III-fold pyridoxal phosphate-dependent enzyme, producing MNVERPPRADSAAVHFESAREVLVAGISGTARENAALGQAMLAARGEGPYIIAPDGRRYLDYFSGFGSVILGYDHAGVRGAIEQALDMGIIHGPETVYQEQLARRIVNLVPSAEMVRFANSGSEATMAAIRLARAHTQRTKILKFEGHFHGIHEHVLYNTHPEPRTVTPGEIVETSADSAGIPSAFADAVIVVPWNDLSAVNHAFERHGTDIAAVIMEPINYNAGALLADIDYLRAVREITRDHGSVLIFDEVLSGFRTGADCAQGFYGVTPDVTLLGKAVANGVPLAVIAGRREVMSELAPLGESAHSGTYSGHIFGVKAALATLDALEAPGVFDGETGLLAMSERLYSGLRDIFEHRDIRCRVQGVGPRFALYFGLDPDVEPRAYQDIAGHDSDTLKQFARACYARGVYFHVYEVVVGHHGFGTAHDATVIDDTLDRVDAACVDLMAD
- a CDS encoding NADH-quinone oxidoreductase subunit I; protein product: MPLGSGILKGFATVFKVGARKPATIMYPENVRDIAYRFRGQVGMRRDEVTNGLTCVGCGLCETACPNDVIRVDTSEGEDGTRVVDRYLFDVGRCVFCYFCIEACPVDALQRTHDFHLVTEDRRGLLIDGFKMIEIYEHDLENRSLEDQNIGPGTRPRLWFGDD
- a CDS encoding biotin/lipoyl-binding protein yields the protein MNVNVRQRVTAVLNAMRDFNLAELEIRIGSERVSLRRAGFSAVREPAGAPAAVAPAEPAGHLVRAPLAGTFFATPKPGDPAFVQVGQQIREGDLVGLVEAMKVFNEVLSDVDGRVARVLVRSGDGVAAGQPLLRVDAEATAQGGYP
- a CDS encoding NADH-quinone oxidoreductase subunit J, which codes for MTDNLAEVIAFWYLAFMAVTGGVGVLALRNPVHSALSLVYVIFHVAGLFVILGAGFLAVVQIIVYAGAIVVLFLFTLMMLDMRGIAHERFVHRQLWLALPLAVLLAIEAVFVGVGTPEVREAFLGAFPPQTISDLGGSTQAIAAVLFSEYLLPFEVASVLLLVAAIGAIILARRFDRELEAMPDAAEAGESGEAAS
- a CDS encoding NADH-quinone oxidoreductase subunit N; its protein translation is MGEVNAADLTWILPEIIVAGSAMLLLLWTAILRNDDRWWSVSIALGANAMAGIVMALRQPIDGGALEIFSGQLVIDSFSTFFRALFLVVGSLAVLTVAQRFERVPFTETAATLQFSLSGMLLMAGAVDWVTAFIALELMAVPVYVLTAMTRFRRDSVEAAMKYLVLGAFATAVLVYGIAWTYGLTGTTYFPELAERIMTVGASPWMLFAIGLILVGFGFKVAAVPFHAWTPDAYQGAPTPLAAFISVGPKVAAVALLARVVGLGFGFQGADTGADPAVVLNVALAIAIIATATMIVGNLVAISQSNIKRMLGYSSIAHTGYMLVGLAAVTRVETDTGFASFDFVGLPSVLFYGFVYAFMNFGAFAVAHVVEYQTGSNEISAFRGLMQRSPVPAAAMAVFMLGLTGIPPLTGFFGKLYILQAAVESDLGWLAIVLVVTSVVSAFYYLRVIVQMFMSDPDAEAASDGEPSAEVADLHTAVITATAGATLALGIVGGGILAWAQSSVATGLF